A region of Methanocorpusculum labreanum Z DNA encodes the following proteins:
- the tsaA gene encoding tRNA (N6-threonylcarbamoyladenosine(37)-N6)-methyltransferase TrmO yields the protein MAELCMNCVPIGFVSSPFKTREDAPKQGRHTDELSIITLEPAYQEAAEGLCIGDDLFVFCWFDRSDRTVLKSRRPGEEQKPPRGIFSNRSPNRPNPIALTLVKLVNIEGSILTVQGLEALDQTPVVDIKPYSEGIDTPRNG from the coding sequence ATGGCTGAATTATGTATGAATTGTGTTCCTATCGGTTTCGTCTCATCCCCGTTTAAAACACGCGAAGACGCTCCCAAACAGGGAAGACATACCGATGAACTGAGTATCATCACACTTGAACCTGCATATCAGGAGGCAGCAGAAGGACTTTGCATCGGTGACGATCTGTTTGTCTTTTGCTGGTTCGACCGGTCCGATCGAACGGTTTTGAAGTCGCGAAGACCCGGAGAGGAACAAAAACCGCCCCGCGGCATATTCTCGAACCGCTCACCGAATCGTCCGAATCCGATTGCATTAACACTGGTGAAATTAGTGAATATTGAGGGCAGTATTCTGACAGTTCAGGGACTGGAAGCATTGGATCAGACACCAGTTGTTGACATCAAACCTTATTCAGAAGGAATCGATACGCCGCGAAATGGATAA
- a CDS encoding ABC transporter ATP-binding protein — MTDDISHEEHNHDEKMHVHPHVHSEGYVHTHEHLHGVPHDHHTDSPAPALLNVDGVNFEYKTDRVLNEICVGVARGEILAILGPNGVGKSTLLKCMNLILQPKTGTIMLGELNLTKMSGNDIAKNVGYVAQRNDSARMTVFDSVLLGRKPHIGWRVTDNDYSIVERAIDQFGLADMQLRYIDELSGGELQRVCLCRAIVQEPSVLLLDEPTSALDLCRQMEILRAIRNVVDHHDVATVMTMHDLNLALRFADRFIFMKDGKIYAMCDKSGVTAEMIEAVYGIPVDVIYHNHMPIVVPCE; from the coding sequence ATGACTGACGACATATCTCACGAAGAGCACAACCACGATGAAAAAATGCATGTACACCCTCATGTTCATTCAGAAGGATATGTCCATACGCATGAACATCTTCACGGTGTTCCACACGATCATCACACCGATTCTCCGGCACCGGCGCTGCTGAATGTTGACGGAGTTAATTTTGAGTACAAAACAGACAGAGTCCTCAACGAGATCTGTGTCGGTGTTGCCCGCGGTGAAATCCTTGCGATTCTTGGTCCAAACGGTGTCGGGAAATCAACGCTTCTCAAGTGTATGAACCTGATCCTCCAGCCGAAAACCGGGACAATCATGCTTGGCGAGCTGAACCTGACGAAGATGAGCGGCAATGATATTGCAAAAAATGTAGGGTATGTTGCCCAGAGGAATGACTCGGCACGTATGACGGTTTTTGATTCGGTCCTTCTCGGACGAAAACCGCATATCGGCTGGCGGGTCACGGACAATGATTATAGCATCGTGGAAAGGGCAATAGACCAATTTGGGCTTGCCGACATGCAGCTCAGATACATCGACGAGCTCTCCGGCGGTGAACTGCAGAGAGTCTGTCTTTGCCGGGCAATTGTTCAGGAACCCTCCGTCCTTCTTCTGGATGAACCGACAAGCGCTCTTGATCTGTGCAGACAGATGGAAATATTACGGGCCATTCGAAATGTAGTTGATCATCATGATGTGGCAACCGTAATGACTATGCACGATCTGAATCTGGCTCTCCGGTTTGCCGATCGGTTTATCTTTATGAAAGATGGGAAAATTTACGCAATGTGCGATAAATCCGGGGTGACTGCAGAGATGATCGAGGCAGTATACGGCATCCCTGTAGATGTGATCTACCACAACCACATGCCGATCGTTGTGCCATGTGAATAA
- the cfbA gene encoding sirohydrochlorin nickelochelatase, with protein MRKHGLLLIGHGSRLNYNKELITSTAELMTKKTDEYLIKTCFMENCSPTVLEGLDSMKTEDIDRLVVVPLFLAKGVHVLMDIPELLDLKSGESRGSFVLADGTKIPLVYAEPIGKDPLLADIMLKNANAALNTHL; from the coding sequence ATGCGCAAACACGGTTTACTTCTGATAGGTCATGGAAGCAGACTCAATTATAATAAAGAGCTCATCACTTCAACCGCTGAATTGATGACCAAGAAGACGGATGAATATCTGATAAAAACATGTTTTATGGAAAACTGTTCCCCGACAGTTCTGGAAGGACTGGATTCCATGAAAACCGAGGATATCGATCGACTGGTTGTTGTTCCGCTGTTCCTTGCCAAAGGCGTTCACGTACTTATGGACATTCCCGAGCTTCTCGATTTGAAATCAGGTGAGTCGCGTGGAAGTTTTGTTCTTGCAGACGGAACAAAAATTCCTCTCGTGTATGCCGAACCTATTGGCAAAGATCCGCTTCTCGCCGACATAATGCTGAAAAACGCCAATGCCGCGCTGAATACCCATCTCTGA
- a CDS encoding energy-coupling factor ABC transporter permease produces MHIMEGYLPIGWCIFWAVLSAPFVIYGIWKMTKMIQEDRRVLPLMAVCGAFVFVLSALKIPSVTGSCSHPTGTGLSAAFFGPFITSVLGTIVLLFQALLLAHGGLTTLGANVFSMAIAGPFIAWLVFVGLRKTGKVGIGVAVFITAAVANLVTYTVTSLQLALVFPVEGSILNAFIAFAGIFAVTQIPLAIIEGIICALVAKYIVRVKPEILKKLGIIQDEEIAKIQGEAV; encoded by the coding sequence ATGCATATTATGGAGGGGTATTTACCCATCGGCTGGTGTATATTCTGGGCTGTTCTTTCAGCTCCGTTTGTCATCTACGGCATCTGGAAAATGACTAAAATGATTCAGGAGGATCGGCGTGTCCTCCCGTTGATGGCAGTGTGCGGAGCATTTGTCTTTGTACTTTCTGCCCTCAAAATCCCGTCAGTAACGGGAAGCTGTTCTCACCCGACGGGAACCGGTCTTTCAGCTGCGTTCTTTGGACCGTTCATCACATCGGTTCTCGGCACGATCGTTCTGTTATTTCAAGCCCTGCTGCTGGCACACGGCGGACTGACGACACTTGGAGCAAACGTCTTTTCCATGGCCATTGCTGGTCCTTTTATTGCCTGGCTCGTCTTTGTAGGTCTTAGAAAAACCGGCAAGGTCGGCATCGGAGTTGCCGTGTTTATCACCGCAGCTGTCGCAAATTTAGTTACCTACACCGTCACCTCACTGCAGCTCGCATTAGTGTTTCCGGTCGAAGGAAGTATTCTCAATGCATTCATCGCATTCGCAGGTATCTTTGCCGTAACCCAGATTCCTCTCGCTATTATCGAGGGTATCATCTGTGCACTCGTCGCAAAGTACATCGTCCGCGTAAAGCCGGAGATCTTAAAGAAACTCGGTATTATTCAGGATGAAGAGATCGCAAAAATCCAGGGAGAAGCAGTATGA
- a CDS encoding energy-coupling factor ABC transporter substrate-binding protein: MKKSHLEILVGVLVIVLLVVATLAIVQSGTGDEEGWGGADSGAAEMIDATGYTPWFESIWAPPSGEIESLFFCIQTAIGAIIIGYFFGYWNASAKARRGKKEEE, translated from the coding sequence ATGAAAAAATCACATCTTGAAATTCTTGTGGGTGTCCTTGTCATCGTTCTGCTCGTTGTTGCCACACTTGCCATAGTTCAATCCGGTACTGGTGATGAAGAAGGCTGGGGAGGAGCAGACAGCGGTGCTGCTGAAATGATCGATGCAACCGGTTATACCCCGTGGTTTGAATCGATCTGGGCACCACCAAGCGGAGAAATTGAATCACTGTTCTTCTGTATCCAGACTGCAATTGGAGCAATAATTATTGGTTATTTCTTCGGTTACTGGAACGCTTCGGCAAAAGCACGAAGAGGGAAAAAGGAAGAAGAGTAA
- the tsaA gene encoding tRNA (N6-threonylcarbamoyladenosine(37)-N6)-methyltransferase TrmO translates to MAGQFECKPIGFVLSPFKEKGDAPSQGRENEQSSQIVIFPEYAKGLDGLSPGRQIFVICWFDRSDRNVIEVHPRGNPAAPLTGVFNTRSPARPNPVSLTLVIIESIKDNVITVCGLDALNETPVIDIKPYSRGIDESKQFLKTE, encoded by the coding sequence ATGGCCGGACAATTTGAGTGTAAACCCATAGGATTCGTATTATCTCCGTTTAAGGAAAAGGGGGATGCCCCATCACAGGGGCGTGAAAATGAACAAAGCAGTCAAATCGTCATCTTTCCGGAGTATGCCAAAGGACTTGATGGTCTCTCCCCCGGCAGACAGATATTTGTTATCTGCTGGTTCGACCGTTCAGATCGAAATGTGATAGAGGTCCACCCGCGGGGTAATCCCGCAGCCCCACTGACCGGAGTATTTAACACTCGTTCACCTGCCCGTCCAAATCCTGTTTCGCTGACATTGGTGATTATAGAATCCATCAAAGATAATGTGATAACGGTATGTGGTTTGGACGCCTTGAATGAAACACCGGTCATCGACATCAAACCGTATTCCCGAGGTATTGATGAGTCAAAACAGTTTCTCAAAACAGAATGA
- a CDS encoding cobalt-precorrin-5B (C(1))-methyltransferase, whose amino-acid sequence MIDPVTGFAYPESWTAKCRDAEALAAAKSGFGVLTSTGSVLRRGFTTGSTAAAACYAAVASLSVPVDTAPILLPCGILAVIPAVGKNGEGYSKKYSGDYPNDITAGILICAKATPSDEISLETGEGVGRFVRDTPRYSKGTAAVSPPAKKEILTAISSACRVAGISGAAVLLTIPDGRRIGALTLNPKVGIEGGISVVGTTGFVEPWDDHLSETVSERIAGAKNVVITTGRIGLRYSRLLFPEYEVVLAGSKISEALEAAKLCENAVICGLPGLILRFFHPDVATSRGFPTVEELIAGPEGKSVLAEELNAVKQKYPWLRIVIINRDGQVIGDTE is encoded by the coding sequence ATGATCGACCCGGTTACTGGTTTTGCATATCCCGAGTCCTGGACGGCAAAATGCCGCGATGCAGAAGCATTGGCAGCTGCAAAAAGCGGTTTTGGTGTGCTGACTTCTACCGGTTCTGTTTTACGAAGGGGGTTCACCACGGGTTCAACAGCCGCAGCTGCGTGTTATGCTGCGGTCGCTTCCCTCTCGGTTCCCGTTGATACTGCGCCGATCCTGCTCCCCTGCGGGATCCTCGCAGTGATCCCTGCCGTCGGAAAAAACGGTGAGGGATATTCCAAAAAATATTCTGGAGACTATCCAAACGATATCACGGCCGGGATCCTGATCTGTGCGAAAGCGACCCCTTCTGATGAAATTTCTCTGGAAACAGGTGAAGGGGTCGGCAGGTTTGTTCGGGATACTCCACGTTACTCAAAAGGCACTGCCGCCGTAAGCCCGCCTGCGAAAAAAGAGATCCTCACTGCGATCTCTTCTGCATGCCGTGTGGCAGGAATTTCCGGTGCCGCAGTTTTACTCACGATTCCCGACGGTCGAAGGATCGGGGCACTGACGCTGAATCCGAAGGTCGGGATTGAGGGAGGTATTTCTGTTGTAGGAACGACCGGGTTTGTTGAACCTTGGGATGATCACCTGTCGGAAACGGTAAGCGAACGAATAGCCGGAGCAAAAAATGTGGTAATAACAACCGGCAGGATCGGGCTTCGTTATTCAAGACTTCTTTTCCCGGAGTATGAAGTAGTTCTTGCCGGATCGAAAATCTCTGAGGCTCTTGAAGCGGCTAAACTATGCGAAAATGCTGTCATATGCGGTTTGCCCGGTTTGATCCTGCGATTTTTCCATCCGGACGTCGCTACCTCGCGAGGATTTCCAACTGTCGAGGAACTGATCGCCGGACCCGAAGGCAAATCTGTTCTTGCCGAGGAGCTGAATGCAGTAAAGCAGAAATACCCCTGGCTTCGTATTGTGATAATAAACCGTGATGGTCAAGTTATAGGAGATACAGAATGA
- a CDS encoding cobalt-precorrin-7 (C(5))-methyltransferase — translation MKIVGVGCGEGMLTEEGERVLAKAKVIYGSGRSIDLVRAFIPAEAEVFEITDYKALRTLPDDAVVLSTGDPLMAGLGYLPGEIISGISSMQAAFARLHAPWTNVAVVNAHGKNHQDAVYRVVHDIAAGHSVFLIADPDFSVEELARSLPESVTIAVCEDLGYPYERIAEGTAKNPPKVLSKLFCIVAGYNEQ, via the coding sequence ATGAAAATAGTCGGTGTAGGTTGTGGTGAGGGAATGCTCACAGAGGAGGGTGAACGTGTTTTGGCAAAAGCTAAAGTTATTTACGGCTCGGGGCGTTCGATAGATCTGGTCAGAGCGTTTATCCCTGCTGAGGCGGAGGTATTCGAGATAACGGACTACAAGGCGCTTCGTACACTTCCCGACGATGCGGTGGTTCTTTCGACAGGAGATCCTTTGATGGCCGGGCTTGGCTATTTGCCGGGCGAGATCATCAGCGGAATTTCATCGATGCAGGCGGCGTTTGCACGTCTTCATGCTCCCTGGACCAATGTAGCAGTGGTGAATGCTCATGGAAAAAATCATCAGGATGCCGTGTACCGGGTCGTTCATGACATTGCTGCCGGGCACTCGGTGTTTCTAATCGCTGACCCTGATTTTTCTGTGGAGGAACTTGCCCGTTCTCTTCCCGAATCTGTAACTATCGCAGTCTGCGAGGATCTCGGATACCCTTACGAGAGGATCGCAGAAGGAACGGCGAAAAATCCTCCTAAAGTATTAAGTAAACTCTTCTGCATCGTTGCAGGATACAATGAACAATAA
- a CDS encoding FecCD family ABC transporter permease has translation MTKEEKKPTDYKAYVGRKVTIIVIGIIATVVMFLVSVSVGAVSIPIPDIITTIFGGGGTSLYERIIWNIRIPQALTAIVAGAGLAIAGVSMQSVLRNPLASPFTLGLSSAAAFGAAVGILLFGAGTTGSSIADAVVINNPYLTTISAFVFSILTTVIILFIAKIRSATPETMILAGVAISSLFSAGLMAIQYFVDDTRLASIVFWQFGDVARASWTELGLITLMTVICFIYFIYKRWDYNSIDAGEETAKGLGVNVERTRLLGMIAASLISAVIVAFLGIIGFVGLVCPHMMRRVIGDDHRFLIPASFVCGAVLLLVSDTIARTLIAPHVLPVAVLTAFLGAPVFLYLIIRGRRT, from the coding sequence ATGACAAAAGAAGAGAAAAAACCAACGGACTACAAAGCCTACGTCGGCAGAAAAGTAACGATAATTGTAATCGGAATCATTGCAACTGTCGTTATGTTTCTCGTATCGGTTTCGGTAGGTGCTGTATCTATTCCAATTCCCGATATTATCACAACGATTTTTGGCGGCGGCGGCACAAGTCTTTATGAAAGAATTATCTGGAATATCAGGATTCCTCAGGCTTTGACGGCTATTGTGGCCGGCGCTGGACTAGCAATTGCCGGCGTTTCCATGCAGTCCGTTTTGCGTAATCCGCTTGCCTCTCCGTTTACCCTTGGTTTATCCAGTGCCGCTGCCTTTGGAGCTGCTGTCGGTATTCTGCTTTTTGGAGCAGGAACGACTGGAAGCAGCATCGCCGATGCAGTTGTAATTAACAACCCGTATCTGACTACAATCTCGGCGTTCGTCTTCTCTATTCTGACAACAGTAATTATTCTGTTCATTGCAAAGATTCGCTCTGCAACGCCCGAAACGATGATTCTGGCAGGTGTTGCCATAAGTTCGCTCTTTAGCGCCGGATTAATGGCAATTCAGTACTTCGTTGATGACACCCGTCTTGCCTCAATCGTTTTCTGGCAGTTTGGAGATGTTGCAAGAGCAAGCTGGACAGAGTTAGGACTGATTACGCTGATGACCGTCATTTGCTTTATCTATTTCATCTATAAACGCTGGGATTATAACTCGATAGATGCCGGAGAAGAAACTGCAAAAGGTCTGGGTGTCAATGTTGAGAGGACACGCCTCCTTGGTATGATCGCTGCATCCTTGATCAGCGCTGTAATCGTGGCATTTCTTGGGATCATCGGCTTTGTCGGTCTCGTTTGTCCGCATATGATGCGGCGTGTCATCGGCGACGATCACCGATTTTTGATTCCGGCAAGTTTTGTCTGCGGAGCAGTGCTTTTACTTGTTTCCGATACTATCGCAAGAACCTTGATCGCTCCGCATGTTTTGCCCGTAGCAGTTTTGACTGCATTCCTCGGGGCGCCCGTGTTCCTGTATCTCATTATCAGGGGGAGACGAACATGA